AGGCAATAGGCAATAGGCAATAGGCAATAGGCAATAGGCAATAGGCAATAGGCAAAAGGCAATAGGCAAGAGGTTTTGAGTGTTTAACCCTGTATTCCATAACAGAGCAAAGTGCTGTATTAATGATATTAACTCGATTTTATGGGTAATTGTATCAAGAACTCGGTTCCTTTTCCAGGGATGGAATTGCAGAGGAGTTGACCCTTATGTTTCTCGACAATAATTTGATAGCTAATGGAGAGACCTAATCCGGTTCCCCGGCCGACGGGTTTGGTGGTAAAAAAGGGATCAAAAATGCGCGATCGCAAGCTTTCTTCAATTCCCGGGCCGTTATCAGCTATGCGAATTTGCACCCGATCTTCTGAGAGGTCTTGGGTTTCAATCCATAGAGTCGGATCGATAATATCAGCTTCAGATAGGGCATCTATGGCATTTTCTAGAATCTGGAAAAAGACTTGATTGATTTCACTGGGGTAGCAAAATACATTGGAGACTCTGGTATAGTTTTCAATGACTTGAATCGATTGTAAATTAGCTTGTAGAATCATTAAGCTGCTCTCTAATCCATCTTGGATATTCACCCATTTTTGATCGGATTCATCCAACCGGGAAAAACTTCGCAAGCCTAAGACGATTTTCTGGATGCGATCGGCTCCACTTTGCATGGAGATCATTAAGTCGTGAAAATCTGCGACAATAAATTCTAGGTCAATGTCTTGTGTTTTTTGATTGATTTCATCGGCGGCTTCCGGATGGTATTTTTGATACAGTTCAATCAATTCGGTCAATCCTTCTAAATATTCTTTGGCATGGGGTAAGTTGCTGTAAATAAAGCTGATCGGGTTGTTGATTTCATGGGCGACTCCGGCAACAATTTGCCCCAAGCTGGACATTTTTTCAGTTTGAATGAGTTGGGCTTGGGTTTGCTTGAGTTCCTGTAGGGCTTGCTCGGTTTTTTCTTTTTCGAGTTTGAGGGCTTCGGTGCGCTTTTCGACTCGTTCTTCTAAGGTTTGGTTGGCGGTTTCTAAGGCTTGGAAAGACTGGCGCAGTTGTTGGGACATTTGGTTAAAGGAACGGCGCAAGGTTTCTAATTCTCGCAGATAGAAGTGGGGTAAGTGTTGATTGAGGTTGCCTTTGGCGATCGCCCCGGTAGCTTGAATGAGTTGATGTAAGGATTGGGTAATCCAACGGGAGGTTCTTAAGCCGAGTAAAAGGGAGACGAAGAGGGCGATCGCACAAAGTTGAATCGTAATCCACGTATTAGCGTTGATTTGCTGCATAAAATCGGCTTCTGGAACCACCACCACAATCAGCCAATCGATGCCTTGGGCATTTTGAAAGGGGGTGACTTGTAAAAATTGTCGCTCTCCTGCAAGCAAAAATTGCAATTTTTCCGTGGTTTTTACGTTTTCTAAAGTGCCAAATTCTTCTTGCAGATATTGGGCAGAGGATTGAATGAGGCGATCGCTGGTATTGGTGGCTTGAATTCTTAAGGTTGTGCCATAGGTGACGAGAAAGGGACGATCTAGGGTGGAACTGGCGACTAATAAGCCGGAACGCTCTAAAATAAAGGCTTCTGCCCCTGGACTAATATTTAATGCTTGCAAAAATTCACTAATTTCTGAGAGTCGAAATTCCGCCCCAAATACTCCTAAGAGTTTGCCCTTGTTGGTATAAACGGGTTGATTGACGGTAGTGGCTAGGGTTTCTGAACCGAGATGGGTGTAAATCCCTCCCCAAGTGGCTTTTCCGGCTTGAATGGCATTCTCATACCATAATTCTAGGCGGCTATCATAGTCTGGGGTGGATGACAGGAGTTCTCCGATTTCTTGAGAAGAATGGAGTTCATAGGTTTCTAAGGCTTGCTCTGTGTCTGGGTTGGCTAAGGATAGCAGGTATCCATCCGGCGATCGCTCTAAGCCTAAAAATTGCCCTTCCTCGCTGCTAAACTTCAGCGCACTAATCGCTTCAAAGGCTTGTAACTGCTTGCCAAAATAGGCTTGCAGTTGCTGAGGATCTTCTAGATTCAGCAGGTTGAGAGTTACGGCATCTTGATTAATTTGATTGACTAAATATAAATCATGAATATAGGTGGCGAGTTCCTGCTCAATGCGAGCGGTAATTTCTGCCCGCAGTTGAGTCGTGACTTGATTAATCGCTTTTTGTCCATTGCGAAGGGAAAACCAACCGGTTAAACTGACGGCTAAGGAAACTTGCAGCACAAAGGGCACAACTAAAATAACCCGTAAAGATAGTTTACGGGGCAGAAGTGCAGTCCAGATTTTGAGACGTTTAAGCAATGAGCAATGGGTAATAGGTAATAGGGTTGAGTTAGCTAAACCATTTCTGGATGAGTTCTTTGATTTTTCCAGTCTCTTTCATTTCGGTTAAGACTTGATTAAAGGATTCGGTATAGGGTGAACCCTTGGGAAGGGCGATCGCCGATCCACTCGATTCGGTGTCAAAGGATTGGGTAAAATCTAAATCCGGGTTCGCGGAAGCATAGCGCTCCGCTACCGTGGACTCGATAATCGCTGCATCTAGGGTTTTGGCTTTCACTGCTTGGATAATTTCCCCAATTTTATCAAACTCTACTAACTCAATATCAGTAATCTTTTTAGCTGCATCCGCTTGAATCGATCCCCCTTGCACCCCCACCCGCTTGCCTTGTGCGTCCTCTTTCAGGTTAAGATTTGCCCCTCTGGGCATGAGAATAATACTAGAAGCTTGATAATAGAGATCGGTAAAGTCTACCTTAGCTTGGCGCTCTGGTGTGGGAGACATTCCCGCCATGACAAAATCTACTTCATTGTTTTCTAAGGCAGAAATGAGGCGATCGAAGTTCATATCCTCAATTTTTAGCTCAAAATTCAGAGAATCCGCTAAATATTGGGCAATGTCAACATCAAAACCAATAATCCGTTCTTCTCCTCCTGTACTATCTTTAAATTCATAGGGAGGATAATCAGCAGAGGTTCCCATAACTAAAGTGTCTGGAGTTTGGGTTGGGCTACAAGCAGAAAAAACCAGCACACTAAACAAAGTTGTTATACTGAGAATCAGGAAGGTTTTTATTGATTTCATGGGTGGGAGTCATTCGCAAAGAATGAGTAGTTCTAATGAGTTTTGAGAATCAGATAGATCGACCTGCAATTATATCAAATTTCAGAACAGCTTGTGCCATTTCTTAATGAGAATTCAAGGTTATATAGGCGCTGTCCTGAGCGAAGTCGAAGGGAGAAGGGGAGCAGAAGTCCCTCTCCCTTGGGAGAGGGATATAGGGAGAGGGCATTTCCTGTTGCACAATTCATTTAGACTAGCTATAGATCCCCCAAACGGCCTGCCCCTCATCCCCTGACTCCTGCTCCTGTGGGTGCTGTCCTTAGCGAAGCCGAAGGGAGAGAGCATCATCACCAGCATTCTTTTTGCTCAAATCCCCGGTTGCCCCTGACGGAGATTTGACAAGAAAACTCTAAAACTCCCTGACCTGTGGACTGATTATTGATAATTGAATTTCCTCGCCCTCCTTGAGAAGCTTTAGCCACAATATTGCCATGGACTTGATTATTCTCAATTCTGACATGATTCATCTGATTTTCGCCCCGATTGGTGTCAGCACTGACATAAATATTGGACTCTCCAATGGGAGCGGGTAAGAGGATATTATCTGTAATGGTCACATTTTCAATCTCAGGAATTTTATAAATGCCAATATACGCATTTCCTCGATTGCCCCGAATCACTGCCCCATTAACCGAAGTCCCTCCACAACATTCTTGAATTAAAATCCCTTCTCCGTCCACGCTCCAATAGCGATTCTCCATAATTTGATGGCGATAAACTTCATACTCATTTCCTTCAATGGTGACTTGATGACCTGACCAATCAATCCCCCGATTTTCATAGGTATTAGCATTTCTCGGTTGGGTTAATCCGGTGGGGTGACTCCAGACTTGTTTTCCTTGTTTATCGTGAATTTCATTATCTTTCACGATCAATCCTTGACCAGAGGCTTGAATTCCTGTACGCATGGTATGATAAACCCAATTATCGCGGATGATAATTCCCTGGCGAAATAATCCCGGTTGAGTGGTGGGAGTTTCGGCTAACTCGAACTGGCCGGAGCGATTGACGGCAATGCCATGATGGGCACTATAATCAAAGGGGACGCGATCGCCTTCAGAATAAGTAATGATGGTTTTCTTGTCTAAGCTTTTAACTTTATATCCCGGTTGCTCGTAAGTATCGGTAATCTGGTCGTTGAGGCGATTATTGGCGACTAAAATGTTTTCATAGCCATTCACCTTCAAATTGGCTGTAAAGCGATCGCTAAACCGCATCCAACCGTCTTGGAAGGAGCGATCGGGCACTCTACCATCAGGATAAGCCACATTATTGCTACGAAGGCCAAAGAGAATGATATTACGATTCTGGGCTGAGGCTAAATCCGGTTTAATCTGCACACCTGCACGATTGATGTCTAAATAGACTAATCCCAGATTGCTATCGGTTTCTGGGTGAGCGGTGCGAATGGTTTTAAATGCGGTGTCGTTGGGGGTTCCGTCTCCAGAGAATTGGGGTTGATATTGGGGGAACACCAGACGGGAGGGAGGCTGGAAGTCATCCGATTTTGCCTCGGCGCTCGGCGGTGTTTCTCCACGAAGGATAATGCGATCGTCTAAAACCAAGTCATCTGTAAATTCATAGGTTCCAGCCGGGAAATAGATCGCCCCTCCTCCCTGTGCCAAGGCTGCGGCTTTGGCTTGCTCAAATTGGCGATCGCGGGTTTCTCCAGGAAAATCCGTGATATCATAAACGCAACCCCAAGGTAACTGATTACTCCAGGGATAAGCCTCTTTTCCGTAGAAGGCGGCGATCGGATTATTTTCTAGGGCTGAATCAACCGCAGGACACCCCCTATCTGCAACTCGATGAATAGATACCGGTGAACTGTTGACACGAACTGTCTCTGGAGATGATGCCCAGAATAGAAAAGAAATTAGCCAGCCGACAATCACTATCCCCCCGATCGCAAACACTAATTTTTTGTACTTCCTCCAGAGTTTATGATTCATGACACCTCATTTTAATGCCTTAGAAAATACAGATTTATTCAAGTCACAACAGATTAACTTATGAGTCATTTAGAGGCTGATAGCAAAATTGATTTCTGCCTAATTGTTTGGCTTCATATAAAGCGCGATCGGCAGCATTAATGAGAGACTTGCTTGAGCCTATATCTTTAGCAACTACGCTGCTAATGCCTAAACTTAATGTGATAGATTGATTGATCTCAGAAGTTTGGTGAGGAATTTGCAAGTTAGCAATTTCTTTTTGGACACAACGCACCACCTCAGACGCACCTTTAGGATCGGTATTGGGTAAAATTATGGCAAATTCTTCTCCGCCATATCTAGCCACTAAATCCCCTGGTCTTCTGGCTGCTTTCGTTAAACATTGAGCGATTTTAATTAAACAATCGTCTCCCTTTAAGTGTCCATAAAAGTCATTATATTTTTTAAAAAAATCAACATCACATAAAACCAAGGATAAACAAGTTTTTTCACGTTTCATCCGCAACCATTCTTGTTCCAATACAGAATCAAAAACACGCCGATTCGCCACCTTAGTTAATCCATCTCGATGGGCTAAGTATTCTAACTCTTGATTGACTTTTTCTAGTTTTTGATATAACTTTGATTTTTCTAAAGGGGAAGCCAGTTGATTAACTACGGCTTGAATTAAATCCACCAATTCATCATTGCAACTTTCAATATTTAATTTATAAAAAACAAGAATAGCCAAAACTTTTTGATTTTGATTAGAAATAATAGGCACGCCAAAAACAGACTTAAATCCTGACTGTTTCGCTAAATTCTTGCGAATGTATAAACGATCTTCACAATTAGAACAATCCTTAATCCATTCGGGTTTTTGAGATTGCCAAATTCTACCGGGCAAACCTTCATCCAGAGTAAAGGTTATCTGTGCGCTTTTCTTCTGGAAATTTTGAAACCGAGCAACTCCTTCTTCTAGACAAGGAGTATAAGTTAATAACGTTTCTTCCTGATTGGGAACCCACGCTTCTGCATGATCCCAAACAATATGAGAACAGACTCGCTCTAAAACCTGAGAAATTGCTGCATTAATGTCCAGAACATCATTAATAATTTTAGTGACATCTAGCATTAAACTCATTTCTCTCTGAGTTTTTTGTAGCTCCTTATTTTTGACCTCTAAAACTTGATTTTTTAACTTCAACTCTCTCTGTAGGTCTCTCAACTTAAGGTGATGTTTCACCCTAGCTAAGAGTTCTTCCACTTGAAAGGGTTTAGTCAGGTAATCAGCTCCTCCTAGTTGAAACGCTTTAGCCTTGTCCATACCTTCTTGAAGGGCACTTAAGAAAATAACGGGGATATCAGAAGTTTGGGGATTTTTCTTGAGACTTTGACAAAAAAGATACCCATTCATTTCAGGCATCATGATATCTAGAAGAATTAAATCGGGTTGAAAATGGTCAAGGCTGGTGAGGGCAAATTTACCATTAGCTGCTAAACGAACTTCATACCCTTGTTGTTGCAAAACAGTTTTCAGTAGACGAAGATTTTCTGGGAAATCATCGACAACTAAAAGTTGTGGACATGGCTTAGGATTAGAAGACTTACTCATCTTTTTCGATCGAAGGGGGTGAAAGCTGCCAAGTCCAATTATAAGAACAGTTCTAAATCATTACAGCTAATTATCATAAATTTTAGGAATCTAAGAGCCAGGAGTTGGGAAACTGAAATTAGGAGGACTTAGGGTATTACTTCTTATGATATGGCATATTCTAGGAATCAACCATGCGATCGCTGGCCTTATGGCCGGTTTGCCTAGTTCTACCTTAACGCCTTCAAGGGTCAAAAGGGGTTAAAATTTCATCAGCACACCCGATCTTCTCTCAAACGCTGTGACCTCTCAACTGTTATCCGCAAATCCCTTCACCCCTCAAACCTGGCTCTGGCAGAACCACCAGATTACCTATACGGTTCAAGGCCAAGGTCTTCCCCTGGTCTTACTCCATGGTTTTGGGGGATGTATAGGCCATTGGCGCAAAAATATCCCCACCTTAGCCCAAGCTGGATATCAAGTGTTTGCCCTAGATTTACTGGGGTTTGGAGCTTCAGATAAACCCGCCTTAACCTACTCCCTAGACCTCTGGTATAGCCTACTTCAGGACTTTTGGGAAACCCATATTCAACAGCCCAGCGTATGGATTGGTAATTCGATTGGTGGACTGCTGAGTTTAATGATTCTCTCGCGATCGCCAGAGCGGGGAAAGGCTGGAGTTTTGATTAACTGTGCGGGGGGGTTAAACCACCGTCCTGAAGAACTGAATTTTCCCTTACGGATAATCATGGGAGGGTTTACTCATTTGGTCAGTTCTCCCCTAACCGGGCCATTGATGTTTAATCAGGTACGACAAAAACACCGCATTCGCAGGACGCTCCATCAAGTGTATATGTCTTCCGAGGCGATTACAGATGAGTTGGTGGATTTGCTCTATCAACCATCCTGCGATCCTGGGGCACAACAGGTGTTTGCTTCGGTACTGACTGCTCCTCCGGGGCCAAAACCAGAAGAGTTATTACCCCAGGTGAAACAGCCTTTGTTGGTTTTGTGGGGAGAAAATGACCCTTGGACTCCGATTGCGGGGGCGAAATTATATCGTCGTTTGGCTCAAAGCCGTGCAGATGTTGAGTTTATCTCGATTCCGAATGCGGGTCATTGTCCCCATGATGAATATCCGGATTTAGTCAATCGGCTGATTTTAAGGGGATTAACTCAATTTTGAGTTGAGAGATTGGCTCGCTCTTGGGTAAAGTGACGGGGCCAAATCCGATCGCAGAACAGGAGCGTTCCCCCAGATACACA
This region of Roseofilum capinflatum BLCC-M114 genomic DNA includes:
- a CDS encoding transporter substrate-binding domain-containing protein encodes the protein MKSIKTFLILSITTLFSVLVFSACSPTQTPDTLVMGTSADYPPYEFKDSTGGEERIIGFDVDIAQYLADSLNFELKIEDMNFDRLISALENNEVDFVMAGMSPTPERQAKVDFTDLYYQASSIILMPRGANLNLKEDAQGKRVGVQGGSIQADAAKKITDIELVEFDKIGEIIQAVKAKTLDAAIIESTVAERYASANPDLDFTQSFDTESSGSAIALPKGSPYTESFNQVLTEMKETGKIKELIQKWFS
- a CDS encoding sensor histidine kinase yields the protein MLKRLKIWTALLPRKLSLRVILVVPFVLQVSLAVSLTGWFSLRNGQKAINQVTTQLRAEITARIEQELATYIHDLYLVNQINQDAVTLNLLNLEDPQQLQAYFGKQLQAFEAISALKFSSEEGQFLGLERSPDGYLLSLANPDTEQALETYELHSSQEIGELLSSTPDYDSRLELWYENAIQAGKATWGGIYTHLGSETLATTVNQPVYTNKGKLLGVFGAEFRLSEISEFLQALNISPGAEAFILERSGLLVASSTLDRPFLVTYGTTLRIQATNTSDRLIQSSAQYLQEEFGTLENVKTTEKLQFLLAGERQFLQVTPFQNAQGIDWLIVVVVPEADFMQQINANTWITIQLCAIALFVSLLLGLRTSRWITQSLHQLIQATGAIAKGNLNQHLPHFYLRELETLRRSFNQMSQQLRQSFQALETANQTLEERVEKRTEALKLEKEKTEQALQELKQTQAQLIQTEKMSSLGQIVAGVAHEINNPISFIYSNLPHAKEYLEGLTELIELYQKYHPEAADEINQKTQDIDLEFIVADFHDLMISMQSGADRIQKIVLGLRSFSRLDESDQKWVNIQDGLESSLMILQANLQSIQVIENYTRVSNVFCYPSEINQVFFQILENAIDALSEADIIDPTLWIETQDLSEDRVQIRIADNGPGIEESLRSRIFDPFFTTKPVGRGTGLGLSISYQIIVEKHKGQLLCNSIPGKGTEFLIQLPIKSS
- a CDS encoding diguanylate cyclase domain-containing protein; the encoded protein is MSKSSNPKPCPQLLVVDDFPENLRLLKTVLQQQGYEVRLAANGKFALTSLDHFQPDLILLDIMMPEMNGYLFCQSLKKNPQTSDIPVIFLSALQEGMDKAKAFQLGGADYLTKPFQVEELLARVKHHLKLRDLQRELKLKNQVLEVKNKELQKTQREMSLMLDVTKIINDVLDINAAISQVLERVCSHIVWDHAEAWVPNQEETLLTYTPCLEEGVARFQNFQKKSAQITFTLDEGLPGRIWQSQKPEWIKDCSNCEDRLYIRKNLAKQSGFKSVFGVPIISNQNQKVLAILVFYKLNIESCNDELVDLIQAVVNQLASPLEKSKLYQKLEKVNQELEYLAHRDGLTKVANRRVFDSVLEQEWLRMKREKTCLSLVLCDVDFFKKYNDFYGHLKGDDCLIKIAQCLTKAARRPGDLVARYGGEEFAIILPNTDPKGASEVVRCVQKEIANLQIPHQTSEINQSITLSLGISSVVAKDIGSSKSLINAADRALYEAKQLGRNQFCYQPLNDS
- a CDS encoding alpha/beta fold hydrolase, with protein sequence MTSQLLSANPFTPQTWLWQNHQITYTVQGQGLPLVLLHGFGGCIGHWRKNIPTLAQAGYQVFALDLLGFGASDKPALTYSLDLWYSLLQDFWETHIQQPSVWIGNSIGGLLSLMILSRSPERGKAGVLINCAGGLNHRPEELNFPLRIIMGGFTHLVSSPLTGPLMFNQVRQKHRIRRTLHQVYMSSEAITDELVDLLYQPSCDPGAQQVFASVLTAPPGPKPEELLPQVKQPLLVLWGENDPWTPIAGAKLYRRLAQSRADVEFISIPNAGHCPHDEYPDLVNRLILRGLTQF